One genomic region from Bacillus aquiflavi encodes:
- a CDS encoding helix-turn-helix domain-containing protein: MKDNEYTHKPLLTKREREVFELLVQDKTTREIASELFISEKTVRNHISNAMQKLGVKGRSQAVVELLRMGELEL, encoded by the coding sequence TTGAAGGATAATGAATATACTCACAAGCCGTTACTAACGAAAAGAGAAAGAGAAGTATTCGAACTGTTAGTACAAGATAAAACAACAAGGGAGATCGCTAGTGAATTGTTTATAAGTGAAAAAACGGTTCGAAATCATATTTCAAATGCTATGCAAAAGCTAGGTGTCAAGGGGCGTTCCCAAGCTGTTGTAGAGCTCCTTCGCATGGGAGAATTAGAGCTTTAA